A genomic segment from Dermatobacter hominis encodes:
- a CDS encoding transglutaminase family protein, producing MSRPDLREATPAALVAAELGVACAGLGTVLGFSRLFVGWDYFGPLAVAVVASWALAVLTRRLGLGVGWSGLGSGAGAVLVLSWVFAADTTLVGLPTPSTAGALIDEMRASFTDFSSLVAPVRVTDGFLVVLAAVMWAFTYFADTAAFRYRGPVQAVIPYASAFIATGVLARDVGRAGAAVAFLAGMGIYAVTQRALVTSERRWIRGEAVRGTWAVASGAALAVAVALLVGLVAGPWLPGDAEAVVDLRSLGREGGARTVVSPYVGVRNLLGQQSDQIVFRVRSEVPAYWRLTALAQYDTSRDIWVSRGSYQEVDGDELARSTTGLPTDRVEQVITIEGLGGPWLPAAYEPAAMDIDADISFDEVTGSVITRSDSVDTGTEYRVASQVAELSPAELGGSRGRDTVDPEYLDDAGVSSAVARVARDVTRTAPTPYLKMMALQSYFRDEFTYDTDVDYREDPDPLAAFLDEQRGFCQQFASTFALMARAIGLPARVAVGFTQGDTVATGGPDAPDAGTEFVVRGRHAHTWPEVHFDGIGWVAFEPTTGRGNPQAESYTGVAAQQADPPAAQASTTTSPTTTAPSTDVTTPTTVPSDQLETVGPEAGDAADEPGAGWARWVLVGVAVGLAALLVGVVVRRRRRFAALRADPHGGRVAAAWQRALDDLATVGIAPRPSETPFELSRRVAASTVFERAGHEHGPDREAAAAGAPSSPDGTDAPPVFDQTEAEAMSVGDAITHLAWYETSRRYGRVVPDATDCEEAEAAAERIHRAVKETATRRQKVRHLVG from the coding sequence GTGAGCCGCCCCGACCTCCGCGAGGCCACCCCGGCCGCCCTCGTCGCCGCCGAGCTCGGCGTCGCCTGCGCCGGGCTCGGCACCGTCCTCGGCTTCTCCCGCCTCTTCGTCGGGTGGGACTACTTCGGCCCGCTCGCCGTCGCCGTCGTCGCGAGCTGGGCGCTCGCGGTGCTCACCCGCCGCCTCGGGCTCGGCGTCGGCTGGTCGGGCCTGGGGTCGGGCGCCGGCGCCGTCCTGGTGCTCTCGTGGGTGTTCGCCGCCGACACGACGCTGGTCGGGCTGCCCACCCCGTCGACCGCCGGCGCGCTGATCGACGAGATGCGGGCGTCGTTCACCGACTTCTCGAGCCTCGTCGCGCCCGTGCGCGTCACCGACGGCTTCCTCGTCGTGCTCGCCGCGGTCATGTGGGCGTTCACCTACTTCGCCGACACCGCCGCGTTCCGCTACCGCGGCCCCGTACAGGCGGTGATCCCCTACGCGTCCGCGTTCATCGCCACCGGCGTGCTGGCCCGCGACGTCGGCCGCGCCGGCGCTGCGGTCGCCTTCCTCGCCGGCATGGGCATCTACGCGGTCACGCAGCGGGCGCTCGTCACGAGCGAGCGGCGCTGGATCCGCGGCGAGGCCGTGCGGGGCACGTGGGCCGTGGCGTCGGGCGCCGCGCTCGCCGTGGCCGTCGCGCTCCTCGTCGGCCTCGTCGCGGGACCGTGGCTGCCCGGCGACGCCGAGGCGGTGGTCGACCTGCGGTCGCTCGGTCGCGAGGGCGGCGCCCGCACGGTCGTCAGCCCCTACGTCGGGGTGCGCAACCTGCTGGGCCAGCAGAGCGACCAGATCGTGTTCCGGGTCCGCAGCGAGGTGCCCGCGTACTGGCGGCTGACCGCGCTGGCCCAGTACGACACGTCGAGGGACATCTGGGTGTCCCGGGGCTCGTACCAGGAGGTGGACGGCGACGAGCTCGCCCGCTCCACGACCGGGCTGCCCACGGACCGGGTCGAGCAGGTGATCACGATCGAGGGCCTCGGCGGGCCGTGGCTCCCCGCGGCGTACGAGCCGGCGGCCATGGACATCGACGCCGACATCAGCTTCGACGAGGTGACCGGGTCGGTGATCACCCGCAGCGACTCGGTCGACACCGGCACCGAGTACCGGGTGGCGTCGCAGGTGGCCGAGCTGTCGCCGGCCGAGCTCGGCGGCAGCCGCGGTCGCGACACGGTGGACCCCGAGTACCTCGACGACGCCGGCGTGTCGAGCGCCGTCGCCCGCGTCGCCCGCGACGTCACGCGCACGGCCCCGACGCCGTACCTCAAGATGATGGCGCTGCAGTCGTACTTCCGGGACGAGTTCACCTACGACACCGACGTCGACTACCGAGAGGACCCCGATCCGCTCGCCGCCTTCCTCGACGAGCAGCGGGGCTTCTGCCAGCAGTTCGCCTCGACGTTCGCGCTGATGGCCCGCGCGATCGGCCTGCCGGCCCGCGTCGCCGTCGGCTTCACGCAGGGCGACACCGTGGCGACCGGCGGTCCCGACGCCCCCGACGCCGGGACCGAGTTCGTCGTGCGGGGTCGGCACGCGCACACCTGGCCCGAGGTCCACTTCGACGGCATCGGGTGGGTGGCGTTCGAGCCGACGACCGGGCGCGGCAACCCGCAGGCCGAGAGCTACACCGGCGTGGCCGCCCAGCAGGCCGATCCCCCGGCGGCCCAGGCGTCGACGACCACGTCGCCGACGACCACCGCCCCGTCCACCGACGTCACCACCCCGACGACCGTGCCGTCGGACCAACTGGAGACCGTCGGCCCCGAGGCCGGCGACGCCGCCGACGAGCCCGGGGCCGGCTGGGCGCGGTGGGTGCTCGTCGGCGTCGCGGTGGGGCTCGCCGCGCTGCTGGTGGGCGTGGTCGTCCGGCGCCGGCGCCGGTTCGCCGCGCTGCGGGCCGACCCGCACGGCGGTCGCGTGGCGGCGGCCTGGCAGCGCGCCCTCGACGACCTCGCGACGGTCGGGATCGCCCCCCGGCCCTCCGAGACGCCGTTCGAGCTCTCCCGCCGCGTCGCGGCGTCGACGGTGTTCGAGCGGGCCGGACACGAGCACGGTCCCGACCGCGAGGCGGCGGCCGCCGGCGCGCCGTCGTCACCCGACGGGACCGACGCGCCGCCGGTGTTCGACCAGACGGAGGCCGAGGCGATGTCGGTCGGCGACGCGATCACCCACCTCGCCTGGTACGAGACGTCGCGGCGCTACGGCCGGGTCGTGCCCGACGCGACCGACTGCGAGGAGGCCGAGGCCGCGGCCGAGCGGATCCACCGGGCGGTCAAGGAGACGGCGACGCGGCGCCAGAAGGTGCGGCACCTCGTCGGGTGA
- a CDS encoding DUF3040 domain-containing protein yields MPLSEEEQRILSEIESQLRASDPDLARQVGSTTIYSHALRQLRWGIVAFVASFAGTVLLLTVSFLLAFVGFLGMVASALVIVRAARRMGRAGIGDAGQAIRGGGFRGYVNGAGKKARERFKRPEDDAEA; encoded by the coding sequence ATGCCGCTCTCCGAAGAGGAGCAACGGATCCTCAGCGAGATCGAGAGCCAGCTGCGCGCCTCCGATCCCGATCTCGCCCGCCAGGTCGGCTCCACGACGATCTACTCGCACGCCCTCCGGCAGCTCCGCTGGGGGATCGTCGCCTTCGTCGCCAGCTTCGCCGGCACGGTGCTGCTGCTGACCGTCAGCTTCCTGCTGGCCTTCGTCGGCTTCCTCGGCATGGTCGCCTCGGCGCTCGTGATCGTCCGCGCCGCCCGCCGCATGGGTCGGGCCGGCATCGGCGACGCCGGGCAGGCGATCCGGGGCGGTGGGTTCCGCGGCTACGTCAACGGGGCGGGCAAGAAGGCCCGCGAGCGCTTCAAGCGCCCCGAGGACGACGCCGAGGCCTGA
- a CDS encoding DUF58 domain-containing protein has protein sequence MRLTRAGLVALVAVPVLALLAWMFGQPELAVAAAAVLAGASGSALLVARSRPELDLRRTVRPSRVALGEPCQVQLAVRNVGRNRTAVLGLRDDVGRFGEASLHLAPLPRGASRDATYSFPTHRRGLHPVGPLTVEVEDPFGLVRSSQQLTDTRTVIVLPRTWPLAPLPRAAGDEPEHGTRVLTSTSTVDEEFAAMRPYTVGDDIRRIHWRTTARVGEPVVRQYDQPWQRRTTVLLDVRRGSGADGSDTGAGTGAAFERAVSAAASVVRLATERHEIVRLVTTDGLDSGFVAAEGRGDELLDRLAAVQPSPRSSLAASLGHLGTRPSGRLVTCAGHLEHGELEGWSRGTRGFGLRVLVCTAAGGAPRLPGATVVAWDGDLPLTDVWAAAVGAAAPPTPRRPVGRLGGITVP, from the coding sequence GTGCGGCTGACGCGAGCCGGACTCGTCGCCCTCGTCGCGGTCCCGGTGCTGGCCCTGCTGGCCTGGATGTTCGGCCAGCCCGAGCTGGCAGTGGCCGCCGCCGCAGTCCTCGCCGGTGCGTCCGGATCCGCCCTGCTGGTGGCGCGCAGCCGACCCGAGCTCGACCTGCGCCGGACGGTGCGACCGTCGCGCGTCGCGCTCGGCGAGCCGTGCCAGGTCCAGCTGGCGGTCCGCAACGTCGGCCGCAACCGCACGGCGGTGCTCGGTCTGCGCGACGACGTCGGCCGCTTCGGCGAGGCGTCCCTGCACCTCGCCCCGCTCCCGCGGGGCGCGTCCCGCGACGCGACCTACTCCTTCCCGACCCACCGCCGCGGCCTGCACCCGGTCGGCCCGCTGACCGTCGAGGTCGAGGACCCGTTCGGGCTGGTCCGCTCGAGCCAGCAGCTCACCGACACCCGGACCGTCATCGTGCTGCCCCGGACGTGGCCGCTCGCGCCGCTGCCGCGGGCCGCGGGCGACGAGCCCGAGCACGGCACCCGGGTCCTGACGTCGACCTCGACCGTCGACGAGGAGTTCGCGGCGATGCGGCCGTACACGGTCGGCGACGACATCCGCCGCATCCACTGGCGGACGACGGCCCGGGTGGGCGAGCCGGTCGTGCGCCAGTACGACCAGCCCTGGCAGCGCCGCACCACCGTCCTCCTCGACGTCCGTCGCGGCTCGGGCGCCGACGGGAGCGACACCGGCGCCGGCACCGGCGCCGCGTTCGAGCGGGCGGTGTCCGCGGCGGCGAGCGTCGTCCGGCTGGCGACCGAGCGCCACGAGATCGTCCGGCTCGTCACGACCGACGGCCTCGACAGCGGGTTCGTGGCGGCCGAGGGCCGCGGCGACGAGCTGCTCGACCGGCTGGCCGCGGTCCAGCCGTCGCCGCGCTCGTCGCTGGCGGCGAGCCTCGGCCACCTCGGCACCCGGCCGTCGGGCCGGCTCGTCACCTGCGCCGGCCACCTCGAGCACGGGGAGCTCGAGGGCTGGAGCCGAGGCACCCGGGGCTTCGGCCTGCGGGTCCTGGTCTGCACCGCGGCCGGCGGCGCGCCGCGGCTCCCGGGGGCGACGGTCGTCGCCTGGGACGGCGACCTGCCGCTCACCGACGTCTGGGCGGCCGCCGTCGGCGCCGCCGCCCCGCCCACGCCCCGACGACCGGTCGGGCGACTCGGGGGGATCACGGTCCCGTGA
- a CDS encoding ROK family protein — MAAVLALDVGGTKLAGAVVGDDGAVIVEDRRPTAGADGEALFGAVTELLAGVLDRAADLGVDRSSVVALGAGCGGPMTAGGEQVSPLNIPQWRGFPLRSRLADWSGLPTSVDNDAKALAVGEGWVGAAKGVRDYLAMVVSTGVGGGIVLDGRLLDGADGNAGHIGHVIVEPLGRACVCGARGCLEAHASGTAIAAATGRPASEATEEERVTAGRLVGRAVASVSNLLDLRLAVVAGSVALGFGDTFFDAANDELGRSACLDYSRGGRIVPSGCGPQGPIVGAAAVGLRGVGRDVGVS; from the coding sequence ATGGCTGCGGTGCTCGCCCTCGACGTCGGTGGGACGAAGCTCGCCGGCGCGGTGGTCGGCGACGACGGCGCGGTCATCGTCGAGGACCGTCGCCCGACCGCCGGTGCCGACGGCGAGGCCCTGTTCGGCGCGGTCACGGAGCTCCTCGCCGGCGTGCTCGACCGTGCGGCGGACCTCGGCGTCGACCGCTCGTCGGTGGTGGCGCTCGGCGCCGGGTGCGGCGGGCCGATGACCGCCGGCGGCGAGCAGGTGTCGCCGCTGAACATCCCGCAGTGGCGCGGCTTCCCGCTCCGGTCGCGCCTCGCCGACTGGTCCGGCCTCCCGACCTCGGTCGACAACGACGCCAAGGCGCTCGCCGTCGGCGAGGGCTGGGTCGGCGCGGCCAAGGGCGTGCGCGACTACCTGGCCATGGTCGTGTCGACCGGCGTCGGCGGCGGCATCGTGCTCGACGGGCGGCTGCTCGACGGCGCCGACGGCAACGCCGGCCACATCGGCCACGTGATCGTGGAGCCGCTCGGCCGGGCCTGCGTGTGCGGCGCCCGGGGCTGCCTCGAGGCGCACGCGTCGGGCACCGCGATCGCCGCTGCGACCGGACGGCCGGCGTCCGAGGCCACCGAGGAGGAGCGCGTGACGGCGGGCCGGCTCGTCGGCCGGGCCGTGGCGTCGGTGTCCAACCTGCTCGACCTCCGGCTCGCGGTCGTCGCAGGGTCGGTCGCCCTCGGCTTCGGCGACACCTTCTTCGACGCCGCGAACGACGAGCTGGGCCGCAGCGCCTGCCTCGACTACTCGCGCGGCGGGCGCATCGTGCCGTCGGGCTGCGGTCCGCAGGGCCCCATCGTCGGCGCCGCCGCGGTCGGCCTCCGGGGCGTCGGCCGCGACGTGGGCGTGTCGTGA
- a CDS encoding DNA polymerase IV produces the protein MSDPGAPRAILHIDMDAFFASVELLRRPELRGRPVAVGGTGDRGVIAAASYEARVFGVRSAMPSVRARRLCPDLVLLPGDHAHYGEVSGRIMELFRSVTPLVEPLSLDEAFLDVSGTRRLHGPPAELAAGIRRRVLDQEGLTCAVGVAPNKFLAKLASAQAKPIAGPDGPRPGEGVLVVPPGGELAFLHPLDVSRLWGVGPATLAKLQRFGIRTVGDLAALPRETVVGALGRGAGEHLHELAHGVDDRPVVPDQEPKSISHEETFSADRHDREALRADLVRMADAVADRLRRHGFRGRTVQLKVRYADFTTVTRSHTLGAPTDRGTTLRDEAWRMLGALPVERGVRLLGVGAANLTREAPVEQLSLDEMMGAGGVPAAGSSGASGDDRATLADDADWDAANRAVDDIRRRFGSTSIGPGRAAADRSSGPRSPWGPDRPTSTDPPDG, from the coding sequence GTGTCCGACCCGGGTGCGCCGCGGGCGATCCTCCACATCGACATGGACGCCTTCTTCGCGTCGGTCGAGCTGCTGCGCCGTCCCGAGCTGCGCGGCCGGCCGGTCGCGGTGGGCGGGACCGGCGACCGGGGCGTCATCGCCGCCGCGTCGTACGAGGCCCGGGTGTTCGGGGTGCGGTCCGCCATGCCGTCGGTCCGGGCCCGGCGGCTCTGCCCCGACCTCGTGCTCCTGCCCGGCGACCACGCCCACTACGGCGAGGTGTCGGGGCGGATCATGGAGCTGTTCCGGTCGGTGACCCCGCTCGTCGAGCCGCTGTCGCTCGACGAGGCGTTCCTCGACGTGAGCGGGACCCGGCGCCTCCACGGCCCGCCGGCGGAGCTCGCCGCGGGGATCCGTCGCCGGGTGCTCGACCAGGAGGGCCTCACCTGCGCGGTCGGCGTCGCCCCGAACAAGTTCCTGGCCAAGCTCGCCTCGGCCCAGGCCAAGCCGATCGCCGGGCCCGACGGGCCCCGGCCGGGGGAGGGCGTCCTCGTGGTGCCGCCCGGGGGCGAGCTGGCGTTCCTCCACCCGCTCGACGTGTCGAGGTTGTGGGGGGTCGGCCCCGCCACGCTCGCCAAGCTGCAGCGCTTCGGCATCCGCACCGTGGGCGACCTCGCCGCCCTGCCGCGCGAGACCGTGGTCGGCGCCCTGGGGCGCGGCGCGGGCGAGCACCTCCACGAGCTCGCCCACGGCGTCGACGACCGCCCGGTCGTGCCGGACCAGGAGCCGAAGTCGATCAGCCACGAGGAGACGTTCAGCGCCGACCGCCACGACCGCGAGGCCCTCCGGGCCGACCTCGTCCGGATGGCCGACGCCGTCGCGGACCGGCTGCGCCGCCACGGGTTCCGAGGCCGGACCGTCCAGCTGAAGGTCCGCTACGCGGACTTCACCACGGTGACGCGGTCGCACACGCTCGGCGCCCCGACCGACCGCGGCACGACGCTGCGGGACGAGGCGTGGCGGATGCTCGGTGCGCTGCCGGTCGAGCGGGGGGTCCGGCTCCTCGGCGTCGGCGCCGCCAACCTGACGAGGGAGGCGCCCGTCGAGCAGCTGTCGCTCGACGAGATGATGGGCGCCGGCGGCGTTCCGGCTGCCGGGTCGTCGGGTGCGTCGGGCGACGACCGGGCCACGCTCGCGGACGACGCCGACTGGGACGCCGCGAACCGGGCCGTGGACGACATCCGCCGGCGCTTCGGTTCGACCAGCATCGGGCCCGGACGTGCCGCCGCGGATCGCAGCTCGGGGCCGCGCAGCCCGTGGGGACCCGACCGCCCGACGTCGACCGATCCCCCCGACGGGTGA
- a CDS encoding AAA family ATPase, with amino-acid sequence MTTTGPTTSQNGPGEGPQGAGGLPGQQGAAPAAGRSFAGMFDAICTNIAGAVHGKADVIRLTVTCLVAGGHLLIEDVPGVGKTTIAKALARSVDGHFGRVQFTPDLLPSDVLGSSVWNQRNGAFEFRAGPVFHNLVLSDEINRASPKTQSALLEAMAEEQVTVDGTTYPLPRPFMVVATQNPLEHQGTFPLPESQLDRFLMRLSVGYPDRTAELALLVEEDHGDRLDRLRPVVSTEDVLAMAAAASRVYVAEALAAYLVDLADRSRRSATFSLGISPRAALGLLGAARVHAAADGRDYVTPDDVKHLARPVLAHRVVLAPESQLQGMTAEEAVSELLRTTPVPS; translated from the coding sequence ATGACCACCACGGGACCGACGACGAGCCAGAACGGCCCCGGCGAGGGCCCGCAGGGCGCCGGAGGGCTCCCCGGCCAGCAGGGCGCCGCGCCGGCCGCCGGCCGGTCCTTCGCCGGGATGTTCGACGCCATCTGCACCAACATCGCGGGGGCGGTCCACGGCAAGGCCGACGTGATCCGGCTGACCGTGACGTGCCTGGTGGCGGGCGGCCACCTCCTCATCGAGGACGTCCCCGGCGTGGGCAAGACCACGATCGCCAAGGCGCTGGCCCGGTCCGTCGACGGCCACTTCGGCCGCGTGCAGTTCACGCCCGACCTCCTGCCGTCCGACGTGCTCGGCTCGTCGGTGTGGAACCAGCGCAACGGTGCGTTCGAGTTCCGCGCCGGACCGGTGTTCCACAACCTCGTGCTGAGCGACGAGATCAACCGCGCCTCCCCCAAGACGCAGTCGGCGCTGCTCGAGGCGATGGCCGAGGAGCAGGTGACCGTCGACGGGACGACGTATCCCCTGCCCCGCCCGTTCATGGTCGTGGCGACCCAGAACCCCCTCGAGCACCAGGGCACCTTCCCGCTGCCCGAGTCGCAGCTGGACCGCTTCCTCATGCGGCTCTCGGTCGGCTACCCCGACCGCACGGCCGAGCTGGCGCTGCTGGTCGAGGAGGACCACGGCGACCGCCTCGACCGCCTCCGCCCGGTCGTGTCGACCGAGGACGTGCTGGCCATGGCCGCCGCCGCTTCGCGCGTGTACGTCGCCGAGGCGCTCGCGGCCTACCTGGTCGACCTGGCGGACCGCAGCCGCCGCTCCGCCACCTTCTCCCTCGGGATCTCGCCCCGTGCGGCCCTCGGCCTGCTCGGGGCGGCCCGCGTCCACGCCGCCGCGGACGGCCGCGACTACGTGACCCCCGACGACGTGAAGCACCTCGCCCGACCGGTGCTCGCGCACCGCGTGGTGCTGGCACCCGAGTCGCAGCTCCAGGGGATGACCGCGGAGGAGGCCGTCAGCGAGCTCCTCCGGACGACCCCGGTCCCGAGTTGA